Proteins found in one Planococcus citri chromosome 2, ihPlaCitr1.1, whole genome shotgun sequence genomic segment:
- the LOC135835167 gene encoding transmembrane protein 242, which translates to MSENETNFRSKFNNFFQSESTIKGLFITSITGISALISFSYAFASTRKRNASALDTVSSKVYDNGTQLALRALKWGTLYAFTGVGLICFGIWKVANVNNMQEFRQKMGSIFPSVPKNNPPQSRTEFASVTDLLQYLDDEYSTKKPAKLDQEKTDS; encoded by the exons ATgtctgaaaatgaaacgaatttCAGAAGCAAATTTAACAATTTCTTCCAGTCAGAATCTACTA TCAAGGGATTATTCATCACTTCTATAACCGGTATTTCGGCCCTCATATCGTTCTCGTACGCATTCGCTTCTACACGTAAACGAAATGCATCAGCTCTAGATACTGTCTCGTCGAAAGTTTACGATAATGGCACTCAGTTGGCGTTACGTGCATTAAAATGGGGTACACTGTATGCATTCACCGGAGTAGGACTGATTTGCTTTGGGATCTGGAAAGTAGCCAATGTAAATAAT ATGCaagaatttcgtcaaaaaatggGATCGATATTTCCCTCGGTTCCAAAAAACAACCCACCGCAAAGTCGAACGGAATTCGCCTCGGTGACAGATCTATTGCAGTATTTAGACGACGAATATTCCACCAAGAAACCTGCCAAATTAGATCAAGAGAAAACCGACTCGTAG